Part of the Paroedura picta isolate Pp20150507F chromosome 3, Ppicta_v3.0, whole genome shotgun sequence genome is shown below.
GGCAGGCGGGCCCAGGCACTGCTCCTGCCTCACCAAAACCTCCTGATGGTTGTGGAGCAATTTTTGGAGGTGGGGCAGCAAGACCTGCTGGGGAGACCATTTCTGCCACTTGCCCCAAGAACAGGGGGAGCTTTCCGGCCTCTGCAGAGCAGGTGAGGAGGAATCAAGGCGGGGAGGGCCAGGGCAGAGAGATTGAATGTTTTCATAATATGGCGTGTAACGAAGCCAGGAGAGCCTAAGATTGTATGTTTAGAGGagttttgccatggcctgcccccaCGTCAGGAGACGGCTATGCCTTATAGatggctgggaaatccctggagcctTTGCAGATagtcaaaagcaggatataaaaaccggCTCTTCTTGATGAAATGTGACTGCACACGAATGCTTACAGCTTGGATAtaacttccttggtcttaaaagtggcacacacaaattttgtcctgctgcttcagaccaacccagctacccagaAGAATCcatttctaaaggtaaaggtaaaggtgtcccctgtgcaagcaccaggtcatgtctgacccttggggtgacgccctccagcgttttcatggcagactcaatacggggtggtttgccagtgccttccccagtcattaccatttaccccccagcaagctgggtactcattttaccgacctcggaaggaaggaaggctgagtcaaccttgagccggctgctgggattgaactcccagcctcatggtcagagcttcatactgcatgtctgctgctttaccaccctgcgccacaagagacccaGTTTCTAAAGGCCAATGCCCTTCAATATAATTATTCAACACCTTAGCAGAGTCTATAGGACAGGCCCTTAAATAGTTGGCTACCACATCGCCCTTCATccgtctcctctccagcctgAACAAACCCAACTCCTCCAGCTTTCCCTCATGTTGGAATCTGCAATGTCTGTAGGGTGCCCGATTCAGCAGCATAGGAAGAATATCCCACAGGGGACATTGGGGGAGGTGTGCAGTTAGCAGATTtatattaggaacttcctggtatttttcaaataatctcctccagtctcCTGAATAGCTCAGTTGAGCACCCTTTCTTCATGAATGCTTTCACAAGAACAGTTAaacagttaggactatctctctcctctcttctttacatagCTGtatctcttctcaataaagctatatATTCTTTAGGCGGCCAGTGCCTGActccttctttgcatatttaaactctgcaaacaCCTCCAAGACTTGGTCTCCGTCTCCGTTGCCCTGTTCTGGAACAAGAAAGCATAATGGTTCCAGCACTGGACATGGGAACTCCCAGTTCAAACCACGCCTCTGCcagggaagtttgctgggtgactttgggccggtcaCTCTCTCAACCTCGTAGGGCTGTTTTACGGATAAAATGTGGGTGACCCTAAAGTCTTTGGAGAAACAAAGCTGAACAGAAAGATTACCGACAAGAAGAACTGCACAAGAACATCATTATAATTTACATGGTTAAACAGGATAAAACCGAGTATCATAAAACCagaagaagagccccgctggatcagaccggtggtccatctagctcagcctcccgtctcccacagtggccagccagttcctctggacagccaaccacagggcacagaagATGAGGCCTTTCCTATAGTCTTCCCTCCTGGGGCCGGGATTCAAGGCCTTACTGCCTCTGACTGTGGCAGTTCCATTTGTGGAAGTCACAGTAGCCTCTCATGCGTTGAAATATGCCAGATCGGCAGTGCCTGTGATCCAAAGCACGTGCAGAGTATCCTAAAGGGGGCATTGGACGAGAGGTGCAGTTAGCATAGTCaggttaggaacttcctgatatttgcAGATTGTCTCTTCCTGTGTCCAGATTGGTtgagctggagacttcctgctgctttgagcatatttcctcccttgcttgcctccaaaatTAATAGTTCTGTAGAGCCTGTAAAACTACCGGGCTTACGGGAGATGGTGGGTGCCTTCCATTGTTGGCTTCCTGACCTACCCAAGTCATCCTCTTCAAGCAACTTCTCTATAGACTGTCATCTTTGTCTTTTTACATTACTATTTTTTACCaattttatattaatatttattattcttTGTCACTGTTGTAAGCCCTGAGCCCACTGTGAGATAGGTGGCCTATAAATCGAAGGATgaaagaagaacagttagtcagttaggtctcactctctctctctcccactccctcACAAACCTTGTTTCTCttaacaataaaactatttttttccttttaagcagcttggtgttcCTCCCCTTTTGCATATTTCAATTCTGCCAACACAATAGGCCTAACAATACAATTAAATCATTCACGGTTAATAACGCCAGTCGGTCTAGGCTGTggattctcttcttcctcttgcgGACAACCCAAGAAAAAATGCCAGGCAGGCTCTGGGTGGCACCCTTGCCTTGAGATCAGGCACGGCAAAGCTTTTCCCAGTTGCCTTGGAGACGAGGGCACTCCCTTTCTCcgaaatctcctttcctttccctgcaggTTTCGTTTCCTTTCCCCTAGCAAACAGGTTCAGCAGTGTGTTTGCTGGTGATGGATTTCAGAGGAGGTCCCGGGAGAGGAATGGCTTGGTCCCCGGTGGCGAGGAAGTGGGCAGCAGAGATGGAAGGGCCCCAGGTGTCCTCGCTGACCGTCGGCATCTTGCTGGGGGTGGCCGTCTCCGTCACCTTATTGCCAGGTGAGCGGGAGCGGTTGGGGCACCTCTCCTTTGCCGTTCAGTTTATTGTTATTGTGGGGTTCGTCCAGGAGGTTGTAGGTGTTAAAATTAGGCTCGTGGGTCTATGTAATTTAACTCAGAAAGGACAATCACGACTTGTACAGAAACTGTTTAGACACGATTGGAATGTTCTTCAAAGAGACGCTAGGCGGAAatgttccccactgcccttcAGAATTAAATACTTCCCTGAATCCGATCTGACCCTGTGAGCAGTTCCTAAACGGGGATTGTGTGTTGCAACACACAACCACAAGCTCAGATGAAGGTTTGTTCCCCCCCCAAATAACTTCAAGTCAATCCTGCTGTGACAGCCGAAGTGAACAACTCAGTTCTTTTTCACTCtccaaaatatgaagcagaaagagaagCGATCCTGAACTATTCATCCTTTTCGGATACTTTAagatctggttttttttttagcagctTATGCGGAAATGTTGTTGTTGATGCGACAAACTTCTCTCttactgtgctttttaaaaactcctggACTTTTAGGGGTATGGCTAATGGGCTATTGTTAATTAAACCTTATTAAACTGGAAATGAAATATGGTAGCCATAGGCCATAACCACCCAACAGAGGCACCGAAATATTACAATTCTTGGAGGGTCCTGGACTCTgcctctttgctgctgctgctgctgcagacagactaacacggccacccacctCATTCCAGAAACAGAAACTCCCTTCCCAAAAACATTTCGGTGGGGCAGATGAGTGTCCTCACTGGGGCAGGATCATAACCTGTCATGTATCCCCCTTGGCCCTGACGTCTCTTCTTTTAGCTTctggccagctggcaggggctcatgggaactgtagtccacagacatctggagagccacagtttggccaccccccctgtctcccacccaaatactagtcaggggccaccctgcttagctgcagGGATCTGATGAGGTGAGGCTGTCCTGGCTTCTCTAAGGACTCAAATCCAGCGCTTTGATTTTCAGACTTGAAAAAAGCTGCCCTCTCAAAGGGGAAGGACTGTTGGGTCGTTGGGTTTTCTTCCGTCATCttgtcttccctcctcccctcccccaatttcagCTTTTGTCCTGTGTGTGAAGTTCCTCGATGTGGTGATCGTCTTGACAAACATGCTGCTTCTGGCGAGATTCATCACCTCGGTCATCAGTAAGTGGAAAGCAATGGgcaattgggggggtggggtgtcaCCGGGTGGGAGAGTCTGACGAGGCTAGATCCACGTCTGGGTGCTCTGTGGGGAACAGGAACCGCCATGGGTCCCCTGGGGATGGGGTCCCGAAACAGCAGCCAATATCAGTTCTgcctgagctgtaattccaggagacctccgggtctgacctggaggctggcacccctattccCACCTCACCCATCATGGCCAAAACACATATGCAATGCAGCCACGCCGTCTCAGGCCCTAGCCATGCCACCCGAACGTCTCCCAAGCGGATGGGAAGGCCTTTCTCTCTCCCGTGTTCCTCTTCACAGAGCCCGTTGTCAAGATTGCAGCCAAGGACCATCCCAGCCTCGTGAACCAGATGAGAATCATCTTCTTCTTAGTCCGTAAGTGTCTCAGTCTGCTGGAACCTGCCTGATTCCAGAGCATACGGAGACTATCTTGCAAGGGGCATTGGGGAAGATGGGTGGTTCGCCTCCTCCTTGGCATTTCCCCAGGAACCTCCTCCTGGGCCCCCCTGGACTCAGCTGCCGCTCCCttgctccttggagcacacttcAGAGGGACTGATGTTTAAAGAAATGACGACCACCTTCTATCGATTGAGCACCGCCTGGGGCAGTGCCTGTGATCCCGCCTCTGCCCACTGCTCTTGAAAATCACTCTGAGGGCTGGGAGACTGTGAAGGATGTCTCTGTTAAGATTGGGCCATCCAAGCTCTGCACCCAGGTGCAAGATCAAGGTGTGTACTTTCTGAGCCTCTCATCCGGCGCCTTGCCAGCAGAAGCCCCTGTGCCAACAGCTCTTGGGGAGGGCTGCGGGAGGGCATCCTGGAGCTGACATTCTGGAATTGGCTTAGGCCTCTGCGCcggccctatgaggtaggcatgACGTGGAGGTATAAACTTCTGTGTGAGACCTGCAGATTTGGAGATATTCCCCCTGTGTTTATAGTTTGCGGCAGTAAAAAATAAGAGTTTAAAAAGGTTTTCCTGCTCAGTGTGTccaacttggggggaggggttaacagcattataaaaccatacaataaataggCATCTTATTAAAACCTGCCTCCTGATAGGAATCCCCTTGGGGATATTTCAGTGCTCCGTTGTCGGTTGTTTCATGGGGGGAGGCCGGAATTTCTTGGCCTTTATTTCTGGCGGAACAGCTCAGTTTGGCTAAGCTCTCTAGAACTGCGTTAGATCCTgaagggccctggtctcctcggGCAGAGCGTTGCCAACATGATTAACCACATGACTGCTATATTATGGACCAGTCTCCTCATCCCTTTTTAATAAGGATTGCAGGCTGGAGAtgtgctgtcattccaggggacccccagttcccacctggagcttggcatccctaAATGGGAATGTGGCCCATCCCTTCCGAAATCCGGGCTCCACCCCCAGTGGCCCAGGAATTCCTTTGCCCTaaattccctctcccttccctccattttgcaTTCAGTGTCCAATGAGAGTCTGCTCTTCGATGGCCTGTTGATGGCTCTGATGCTGTCTGGGATCTTCATCTTAGTCCTGGGTAAgtacacggggaggggggggcagttgaTCAGGAGGGTTTATATCTTTCTGCAGGAAgcaggggatttggggggggggagtagggttgccagatctaggttggaaatcgcctggaggtttgggggtggagcctggggaggacagggacctcagaggactCCTACAGCAGCTGTAGAAAACTCTTTCCTTTGAGTGAGGACAGCCAGTGGCCCCGCCCACTCTGAAAATCTCTACAGGTGCCAAGTAAGAAACAGTGCGTAGGTGGAGAACCCTGCATGAGAGTGTCTCTCTCTGACTATGTCGGccatggatggagcagagttgttctctcttgccccggagggacggaccagaaacaatgggatgaaatgaatgcaaaagaaattccgtcaaaacatctggaagaagttcctgacagttagagaggttcctcagtggaacaggcttcctccagaggtggtgggttctcctttgcagaggctggagagccatctgacagagagggtgattctgtgaaggctcaagggggtggcaggtgacagtggatgagcgagagggttgtgagtgttctgcatagtgcagggggttggactagatgaaccatgaggtcccttccaactctgttattctgttattctatgtcCTGGACACCAAATCCATGTCATGcagagggccaaactagacatctTTTGCTTGTGGTCTTGTTTTGTCATCAGTTTCTCACCTTTTCCCAACCCGTCCTCTCCCCCAAGAAGCCTCTTCACCCATTTTCATCCTTATagcagccctgggggggggggggcttttaccCACCCCATAAGCCTCCAGAAGGCTCAAACGGAAAAGAGAGGAATTCTTCCTCTGTCCATCAAATGTTAATCTCAGGTTCATGAGACCTTAGGCTTGCCTTAGGGATGGGCTTAACCATTCAATAGTCAGCATTCTAATTGCATTTATTATTTAGTGCAAGGCGTGTGTATTGTGTAACCAGGAGATCCGAGGGCTGTCCGCCAGccgggcaagggacgttcagaggggCTTTGCCATGCCCTGCTTCTGCATCATGTCCCCAAGTATTCCCTGGAGGGACCCCCACCCAaatcctttgaggtctcccatccaaatacttccCTGCATGTTCCAAGGCAAATTGAGGCTGCATAATCCTGGGGTCGAAACCTGAGCTTTGCAAACTCTGCAGGTGTTTGAAGCTCACTTCCGTAACaggggagatttggggtgggggtggggggctgttccAGTCAATAATTTAGCTCTTGTTTCCTGTTTTGCATGTAGTGTCTGGTGTGGGGGCCCTTGACGTAGGACTCAGCTCCCTCGCTGTGGCTCCTGCCTTAACACTGGTGAGAGTCACTACAGCGTCTGTCAGTAAGTGAATGGCAagtatgtcatagaatcatagagttggaaggtacccccagggtcatctagtccaaccccatgcagaatgcaggaaattcacaactacctgcccatccacagtgactccaatttcatacccagatgatgcccccccccaaaaaaaagcccagaatccctggccagtctggactGGAAGAAATCCGTCTTTTGACCCCAAAGTGTcaattggcatttctctggacatgcaagaaaggaccacaagagccacaCTCAGACACcgtcccttctgcccccccctcacaatccgcttgggaagaagggggcggaggggggacaTGTAGTATGCTCTGTGCTACCCATAATTCCCATCCAAAACTTTTCATAGCGCCTTGTGGTGGAAAACAAAGCCGCCTGCACTGAAACCAATACCAGATTTTGCATTAATGTCAAAATTTGCAAATTGTAGCCGATGATGAAGATTGCATTCAAGCGGTTTATTGAGGAATTAGATTCCGACAAGTTGCCATGTTGGTGGGAAGCAAGAGTATAAAGTTCaagtcctttaagaccagcatAGTTTAATTTTGGGAGAAGGTTTGGGGGGCATGCACACCTCTTCCGAATGCCCACCATTAAGTTTTGTTGGTctcgaaggtgccactggactcaaacttggtttaaTTGTGAAACGGCCATTGTTTCTAATGCACTGGAATCTGTGGGCAAAGTTCAACCCTGTACACTTTTTTCTCAGAAGAGAACAAAAATCCAggagctccttaaagactaacggcaggggaggagctttccggagtcactgctcacttcctcagacccCGAAATAAGTGTGccttgactcacaaaagctccccccctcccacagattTTGCTAATCTTGAAGGTGCTGCAGGACTCCTGTTCTTTTCtcttgctgcagacagactaatatTGTTCTGTTTGTGGCTCCTTCCCAGACAGGATCAAAGCAGGCAGTGTCATTGACCAATGCATGGCTGGATCCCTTCTGCAGGATCAAGTCAATTTAACTGAAGCTGACCAATAGCACGTCCTAgcaagaagatccattgtttgcctcTGTATATAAGTCGGGGGTTTTCAGGGGGGTTCAGTTCCGTTTTGCCTCTTATACtaccatgctgagatcacaataaagagctggttGACcacccagtggtcctggcttcctttgaacccatggatttaaccaAGATGCCCCTCCCCCATCTGAAATGGAACTTGGCTTTGTCTTCCCCATTCAGATAAGAAACCATAAAAATGCTTGGAATGAGGAACAAGGACCCAGAAGAGCTGTTCTTCTTGGACATTAGAGAATtcatccaggggggggggagaaagttatgCTTCCTTCAGAGGACATGCAACAAAGAATCCACAGAGGAAGAATATTTGGAGAATCCCATGGATGCTTGGTGAATGTACAGAACTGCCGGCCAGATACAAATCTTTGGGCCCAAGGAAATCATGTCCAGGTAAAAATATACCAAGGACTGGATCACGGCTTTCTTTAAGGCCCTTCgaagtctgggacccacatatctgagggactgcctatcaacttgtgtcccccgcagggctttgtaCTCTGTGGgtacttgttggtgattcctggccctagagaagcacgcctggcctcgaccaggaccagggccttctctgtcttggccccaacctggtggaatgagctcccggaggagacatgggtcctgtcagaacttacgcagttctgcagagcatgcaaaagggagctcttccaccaggcatttggttgaggccaggcctccAGTAACATCTAAGAAATGCAACCCAAAACACTCTCCCTGTAACACCAGATTCTGGCTTCCATCAGGGGAGGGCAATATGGgagaagcctgaaggatgtggatgttttaaaaaaataattgtataATTTTAATCTGTATCATTTTGtgtgatgtacactgccctgagacggCTGGGCCGGGAGGGGTGGTCTGATAAATCAAATtattagtaaataaaataaaccctaaGACAGACTGCAGTTGTTACCCAAATCTCGCAAAAGGTCTGAGCCATCTTCCCAGGTGT
Proteins encoded:
- the LOC143834123 gene encoding uncharacterized protein LOC143834123 isoform X3, which encodes MDFRGGPGRGMAWSPVARKWAAEMEGPQVSSLTVGILLGVAVSVTLLPAFVLCVKFLDVVIVLTNMLLLARFITSVIKPVVKIAAKDHPSLVNQMRIIFFLVLSNESLLFDGLLMALMLSGIFILVLVSGVGALDVGLSSLAVAPALTLVRVTTASVSK
- the LOC143834123 gene encoding uncharacterized protein LOC143834123 isoform X1 produces the protein MDFRGGPGRGMAWSPVARKWAAEMEGPQVSSLTVGILLGVAVSVTLLPAFVLCVKFLDVVIVLTNMLLLARFITSVIKPVVKIAAKDHPSLVNQMRIIFFLVLSNESLLFDGLLMALMLSGIFILVLVSGVGALDVGLSSLAVAPALTLIRNHKNAWNEEQGPRRAVLLGH
- the LOC143834123 gene encoding uncharacterized protein LOC143834123 isoform X2 produces the protein MDFRGGPGRGMAWSPVARKWAAEMEGPQVSSLTVGILLGVAVSVTLLPAFVLCVKFLDVVIVLTNMLLLARFITSVIKPVVKIAAKDHPSLVNQMRIIFFLVLSNESLLFDGLLMALMLSGIFILVLVSGVGALDVGLSSLAVAPALTLVRVTTASVNKKP
- the LOC143834123 gene encoding uncharacterized protein LOC143834123 isoform X4, with translation MDFRGGPGRGMAWSPVARKWAAEMEGPQVSSLTVGILLGVAVSVTLLPAFVLCVKFLDVVIVLTNMLLLARFITSVIKPVVKIAAKDHPSLVNQMRIIFFLVLSNESLLFDGLLMALMLSGIFILVLDKKP